In Lagenorhynchus albirostris chromosome 1, mLagAlb1.1, whole genome shotgun sequence, the sequence ttcccggaccggggcacgaacccgtgtcccctgcatcggcaggcggactctcaatcactgcgccatcagggaagcccggaaaatactttttgaatgacTTTgagtaaataaaagtattttattatatatcaaaAAGCCAAGCCTCAAGCAGAAATGGCTTGGgtgaaacaaaaattaagatagtgtcactgctgggcttccctggtgagcctgggagaggccacaacagtgagaggcctgcttaccgcaaaaaaacaacaacaacaacaaaacgcaATAAGCATTTGTAATTATAactgaaaaaattcaaaactttgAATTCATTTACAGGATGAGACCTACTTTATTAGGTctgattttaatgtatttcagCCAATAGAAACATATTTAAATAGAAGAATGAATTCAAGGAATCATGGTGAAAATTCTGGgcactttattttaataaatgactgtaacatatattaatatataataattatataatattaaaatatacatatattgtatataataggtattatataatattacatataataataaatgttaaatgaatgataTATTTTGGTAATAAAATAAGAAGTCACCAAAAAAACAAGTGCAAGATTATGTCTTTGAAAAACTGGCTATACAAGTTTGGTGACTAGACTGTTACGTGAACTAGAGctgaaagtttaattttaagGACTACATTGTTTTAAAGTCAGGGATCTCAGTGTCAGGACAGCCACACAGCTGTCATTGACTGTGTCAGTAGTCCATCTTCTCACATCAGGACACAGTGGCCTAAGTCAGTGGACTGCAGTGACTGGCATGTTTCCAAACAgtcaagaaaaggaagaggaagaaaccaTCGCTTCCcagtaagaagaaaaggaagagagtgagAAGACTGATCTTACATTCCCTTAACGGACAAAAAGGGAGATAAAGTTTTGAATATGATTAAATGAAATGGTGGTGGGATATTTTGACAATCTCCTGAGCAGTTAAAACCAGGAGTGTGATTTCAGAAATGTATAAACTATTGTCTGAAATAGCAGAATTAGTCTGCAGCATTTAGGACAGCACTCTGTAACTCTGAATGCAAATTTATGTATCTTTCagggttgattttattttatttccaaaatagaaCATGAATCCTTCTCACTCTTGGAattgaatgtttaaaaatctaatatattTAATGGGATTCTTAactctctaattttttttaaatgctagttTTGTCCATTCTTAAAGGGATTTCCCAAACTGTCACTATTATGTTATctattaatgttgttttcacaTCTTTCAGAAATAACTGGTAATAAGACCTCTGTAGGCATGGCTAGTTCTGACGTGAAACCAAAATCAGTAAGTCATGCCAAAAAGTGGTcagaagagatagaaaatctgTACAGATTTCAACACGCAGGATATCGAGATGAAATTGAATATAAACAAGTGAAGCAAGTTGCTATGGTAAGACTTATGCCTCTACAAACCTGAACTCAATATGAGTTTGTTAGGTGGTgaaaagcactaaaaaaaaaaaaaaaaaacacaaaaacccaccaccagggcttccctggtggcgcagtggttgagaatctgcctgccaatgcagggaacacaggttcgagccctggtctgggaagatcccacatgccgcggagcaactgggcccgtgagccacaattactgagcctgcgtgtctggagcctgtgctccacaacaagagaggccacgatagtgagaggcccgcgcaccgtgatgaagagtggcccccgcttgccacagctagataaagccctcgcacagaaacgaggacccaacacagccataaattaattaattaataaaaacaaacaaacaaacaaacaaaaaaaccccaccaccaACAAAGAACCAGAGAATACTAAAAGGGAATTCTACTCCAGCCTCTCGTTTTACTGATGGGGAGCTGAGGCCCAGAAGAATGAGTTTCAGGCAGACTGAGGCAAGAGGTGGTTCCTCAGCACAGAAACATTAAGAATTTTCTAGCTTTTACTGACAACTGCGCTGTGAATCTTTTATGGTAGACCATCAAAGCAGAGTCATTTTCTCTCCCTAAGGTAATTCTATTATCAGATATTCAGTTTGCTGTGGAACtattatttctttcctgtttcttttttatttttaccacaaATTATAAAGGGGTTAAATTCTTCTTTAGGTGACAAAATCTCCCGACTTTGGTTGTGTAttccagactttctttttttttaagaagatgttgggggtaggagtttattaattaattaatttttttttcccctgtgttgcatcttcgtttctgtgcgagggctttctctagttgtggcaagcgggggccactcttcatcgcggtgtccAGACTTTCTTGAGAGACTAGAGACATGGTTTTGCTTTTCAAAGATTATACCAAAATCTAGATACGGCCCCAGTttataatgtgattttttaaattcatttattctactgAATACTAGGAGGCTGAGTTCGGAAGGATATTATAGAATATAACATAGTattcataaatgtattttaatttttagagctgAGGTTGCAACAAAGTGTTTATTAttaacttgttttttatttttgttttatgtttttttaattattaactcACCACTGTTCAGAGACTAATTCTTAGATGGGTTTTTCAGATCcccatattctttttcttccttcattctaCTCTTTGATCTCTACTTAACACGTCCTAAAAAAGTAGATAGGAAAAAAGATGGAGGCAATACAGAGCTAAAATGTAATAGACTCTTTCATTTAACGGATGTTAATTCAGTAGAGATTATGAGGGGTGGTAAGgaatgaaattaaacatactgATCAAATGAGGGTTTGATGGCTGACTATGACTTTCACATATCCATTTCTTCATATCTACTAGCATTTTACTCTTTGGTCCCCATTACCAAAAGGGAGTTTTCATTACTCTATCATCTGTGGCTTCTAAATAGTTGTAAAACACAAGCATCAGCATTTTAATACAGTTCAAAAATAAGCTTCATACACTTGCCTTAAGATTGGGATAGGCAATGCCCCTGAAAGGTGTGTAAGACCCAGGATCATATAGGCAAGGTGATCACACAGGCGCGGATGAACCTACACCACCAACCACCCCAGAAACTGTTGTGACTGAGATCAGATAAGAGATAAGAGACTGAGATAAGATCAGATTTAAGGGAACACAAACAACATCCTTAAAGGGGAAGTCCCAAAAAGCACCTGAGGgttgcgtatgtgtgtgtgtgtgtgtgtaacagccCGATCCACTGTATGACTTGACAGTTGTAGAGAGGTTTTGCATTTCACTTCAGTGTATATTTATTGGGTACCCGCCATGTGCAAATTTCTGTGCCAGatgctttaaaaagataaatataaaagcaagTGCCTGACCTCAAGAAATTTAGAGTACAGGATTTGGAATCAGTCTGCCCAGGCTTTGCATCCTGGCTCTCCTCCTTGGCTAGGGAACCCTGAACAAGGTTCATAACCCTTACTGAGCTCAAGTGTAAAATGGCGATGCCACTGCCTGCTTTAGAAAATTGTCTCAGGAATTAAATGAAACCATGTGTTGCAAGTGCCTCCCATTGTAGTGCTCAGTAGtagtttgttgagtgaatgaatggtgtTCAGTGAATGATAGCTTTTATTATTCCTGTATCTTGGAGTGGAAGATTAAGAGTGACGAACAATAAAAACTTATGCAAGTGAAAATATATGCCCCCCAAAATTAAAGGAAgataaaattttcttccttcacGGACAATCTTCCAAAAGGGCTTCATGCCCCGAGAGGCATTTGCAGTGGGCCTTAAAGGATGGACAGGAGGATAACTGAAGGCTTGCCTTGATTGGCAGTGGTCTGAAGGGTTTGGGTGATGTTCTTGTCCTTACCTAAAGCACACGTCCTTATGGGCACTATTAGTGCTTACTGATCTCCTGCCCAAGGAGCGCTGACTTGAGGACCATATCACCCGCCTCCACCATTCTCTAAGGAATAAAGCTTTCCTAGGTTGAATGGGAGTGATGGGTAGAAagccaagaagaaaaaattatgaaagagcAAAGggttatagaaagaaaaaatcctaGAGGTTGATGAGGCAGAACCAGCACATCTGTTTGGAAGCCCCCCCGATTTCCTAGGGTGAGGCAGCTGGAAGCAGGACCTCAGtccttgtcttctttgaagaagtaATTCAGCAAAGTGACAAAGATTGTGAAGCAGATAAAGTGTTCATTGGGAGTAAAGTACGTGTTGAAGAACACACAGGCAGACTCAGAGTTGCACGCAATAGGGGTGGCTGAGATCGCTTATATGGGGGCAGTCTTCTGGGTTACCTCTGGCCAATCATCCTGTTCGTGCCCACATTTGgcctgactcagggtccttcctggtgggtGCACACgtatctctcagccaagatggattccagcgtgaAGGTTTcggggaggttggcaggacatattatgggctggtGGCTCCTCTCTCCTTTGGCACCTCCCGAGACTGAGGACCTTCTCTGCGCACGTGTCCAGCTGGAAAATCCCCTTTGCCACAAGAATGAGAAGAATGTGGTCACGTTGTCTTCCACCCAATCAGGGCTCTGCTCCTGCTGGCCTCTTATCTCGAGGTGTCAGCAGGAGTCTGGTTGCAGCTTTGCAGCCTGGGCCCATCTGTCTCCTTCCTCAATCCCACATACAGTGCTGTGGGTATTCTGAAGAAGCAGCAGTGTACTGTTTCTTCACTGAATAAGGTGGTTGGGGGACCCTACTAAATGAGAGCGCCTCTTGGCCCCAAGAGGAAGACAGCGGTAACGGTATCTTGAgaacttcttcctttctctgctggGGTAATGGAAGCAACAAAGGGCAGGCTTGACCTAAGTGATGGAAAGCATTGCTTTTTTCTATGATGTACGTGTCAGAGAGCCTGCCAAGGTTTACCAGATAGGCTGCTACCCGTTTTTGCTAACTCCTAAATAAACGAGACCACAGAAGAAAGCGAAAATATGTTGCTAGAAAATAAAGGATGTGTGTTCTTTTGTATGCGTGGCATGTTCGTGTTCCAGTTTGGAAGCTGTGATTTATAAGTGGGGGATTGGAGAATGAGTAGCTGCCTGTAGAGATGATGTTGAAGGACAGGACTTGTTTTTTGTGCCGGGAACACAAAATCGAAATACTAGGGTCTTGACAGTGGTGGAGTACATGTCACACAATCCAGAAGCAACATACCTAACCACAGCAAAAATGCACTGACCTGAGCAAGAAAGTATAACGCGAAttcagagaggaaggggagggaaatgTCCAAAAAGATCGAGCCGAACGATCAAGTAAGCAAACCAATGTGGCGAACGAGAGAGACTAGCGGAGAGAAGGTAAGAAGAGATTGCTAAGGACTATGTTCATGACCTCAATTTCTATGAAAACTTGAGTTTTCAAGTGTGAACTTGAAACATGGACATGAGGAAATACACGTGTATTTCTCTAGATATAGAGATTTTCTAGATGTAGAGATTTAGACATCTCTAGTCTAACTGCTTCCTTTAGTCACCCCTGTGGCCTGGGCCTAGCCCTAATTTCCTCCTTGGGTATTATTTTTAGAAGTTAGTAAGTAATAATGCTTAAAATAGTTTGTAAACATAAGGATAAAGTTTAGattattttgaatgttttatcTTGGCTGCAGAGTAGAAACTTAAATCTAGAAATTGGGATCTGAATTAGTTGCCCTGCAGTATAAGGCTGCCACTTAACGTatgttgtgtgttgtgtgtgtgtgtgtgtgtgtgtgtgtgtgtgtgtgtgtgtgtgtaagatatCACTAAGAgctcaagtatttttaaatttaattttgtacttTAATTATTTGATGTGACTTGTGTTTTTAACTGTTTGATagtgaaatattatataaaaagaaCATCAACATTACAATATTTGTACTCTGGTTTTCAATATACAGGTAGATCGTTGGCCAGAGACAGGATATGTGAAGAAACTTCAGAGACGGGACAATACTTTCTATTACTACAACAGACAGAGGGAATGTGATGACAAGGAAGTCCACAAAGTGAAAATTTATGCTTACTAGCCTTACTTCTTTGTATTACCtgtcattatctttttaaaaatccactgttTGATTCTACATATGTAAGTGTCATTTTACAAAAGACTCCAAAATGCAGACTTCAATGGAATGTTTTGAGACACAAAAGCCATGAAACTTGGTCTCTGATAATCATCCCATTCTGTTCTAAAATATAACTGCAGTAGCATTCCATTGGTGCCCGCCTTGGTCTGGTTCTTCCTGTTTTAACCGTGGTAGCataactacagtaagtcccctacatacaaacgagttctgttctgagagcgcgttcgtaagtccagtttgttcgtaagtccaacagagCTAGCCTAGGTACCcgactaacacaatcggctatatagtactgtactgtaataggtttagaatacttttcacacaaataatacataaaaaacaaacacaaaaaataaagaagacatttttactcttacagtacagtcccttgaaaaggacagtagtacagcacaacagctggcatccaggggcaagaagagttactgactggaggagggagaggaggtgggcgaCGGTAGAGCTGAAGGTTCGTCAGCgataggagatggagggcgagCGGCAATTCCACTCACGCCTGACACTGATGgaacgcacgttcgcatcttggaaagttcgcaacttgaaggttcgtatgtaggagacttactgtataCTACGCAGGGGAAGAAAGAGCCCCACTTGAAACTATTGCAGCGGTTGTGTAGAGGTTGTGTAGAGGTTAGTCCCCCCACGCCCATCACTTTGAACTGCCAGATCTGCATTCTGTGGCCCGAGGGGCTTTCTCTTGCCTCTGGAGTCCTTTGCCTCTCACTGAGTTGAGTGAAAATGCCAAGAAATGATGGTGCCTGGGGCGGAGAGGTATCAAAGCCCCAGCCACCTGCTTCCGCAGGGAGGAATCAACCTGAGGTTAATCTTTGCTCACATGCAGCAGTAACTCATTGGATGACGTAGGCAACTGGCTCTCTTCCATCCttgctcccttcccccactcccctgccAGCGGCTCTTTCCCTCCTGAATCACCTCCTGGGACGTGGAGCCTGGTCCTGGGGTCAGCTTCTGGGTCCCCTCCCCGCCACCACCACCATAGAAGACGTGTTCCAGTGCTGCCTGGCATCACTGCAGAAACTACCCAAGTGCTAACGTGCAAAGAAGACAATTAAACCCCGGGAGACTTAAGAAGTCCCCCCAGATCAGTGAGCCTTGAGGCTTTGAAATTAACTAGATGAAAGATATCATTTTCATTATAACTTTTTTGTCACTGATAAGACTTTCTGTTCCCATTGATAAGTTCTGACCTTTAAATAGCTTTTGGGTTACGAGCTCACATATATCAATTCATTCAACTTCAGGTCCTGTTTTCCAGAACTACCTGCCCCACGAAGCTCCGTTAGTTTTTCCCAGTTCAAAACTGtgcctttgggacttccctggtggcacagtggttaagaatccgcctgccaaggcaggggacacgggttcaagccctggtccaggaagatcccacatgccacggaacaagtaagcccgtgcgccacaactactgagcctgtgctctagagcctgtgagccgcaactactgagcccgtgtgccacaactactgaacctgcgcgcctagagcccgtgctctgcaacaagagaagccaccacaatgagaagcccatgcacgcaacaaagagtagcccctgctcgccgcaactagagaaagcccgcgcacaaaaacaaagacccaatacagccaaaaataaataaataaatattttaaaaaaagaaagaaaaggcaaggcACTGACTGGGAGACTAAGTCTGcaaaacatacacaaaataaag encodes:
- the MEIG1 gene encoding meiosis expressed gene 1 protein homolog; its protein translation is MASSDVKPKSVSHAKKWSEEIENLYRFQHAGYRDEIEYKQVKQVAMVDRWPETGYVKKLQRRDNTFYYYNRQRECDDKEVHKVKIYAY